A window from Theropithecus gelada isolate Dixy chromosome 1, Tgel_1.0, whole genome shotgun sequence encodes these proteins:
- the LMO4 gene encoding LIM domain transcription factor LMO4 isoform X1 — protein sequence MVNPGSSSQPPPVTAGSLSWKRCAGCGGKIADRFLLYAMDSYWHSRCLKCSCCQAQLGDIGTSCYTKSGMILCRNDYIRLFGNSGACSACGQSIPASELVMRAQGNVYHLKCFTCSTCRNRLVPGDRFHYINGSLFCEHDRPTALINGHLNSLQSNPLLPDQKVNTQQLLISFITASWKGQPLNLAREFSGVVVFLCALLKKCRLLVVHRVFRSRIAD from the exons ATGGTGAATCCGGGCAGCAGCTCGCAGCCGCCCCCGGTGACGGCCGGCTCCCTCTCCTGGAAGCGGTGTGCAGGCTGCGGGGGCAAGATTGCGGACCGCTTTCTGCTCTATGCCATGGACAGCTACTGGCACAGCCGGTGCCTCAAGTGTTCCTGCTGCCAGGCGCAGCTGGGCGACATCGGCACGTCCTGTTACACCAAAAGCGGCATGATCCTTTGCAGAAATGACTACATTAG GTTATTTGGGAATAGCGGTGCTTGCAGCGCTTGCGGACAGTCAATTCCTGCGAGCGAACTCGTCATGAGGGCGCAAGGCAATGTGTATCATCTTAAG tGTTTTACATGCTCTACCTGCCGGAATCGCCTGGTCCCGGGAGATCGGTTTCACTACATCAATGGCAGTTTATTTTGTGAACATGATAGACCTACAGCTCTCATCAATGGCCATTTGAATTCACTTCAGAGCAATCCACTACTGCCAGACCAGAAGGTGAATACCCAGCAATTACTAATAAGCTTTATTACAGCAAGTTGGAAGGGTCAACCTCTTAACCTAGCAAGAGAGTTTTCTGGGGTGGTTGTATTTTTGTGTGCCCTTTTAAAGAAATGTAGATTACTAGTTGTACATAGAGTGTTCAGAAGTAGGATAGCTGATTAA
- the LMO4 gene encoding LIM domain transcription factor LMO4 isoform X2, with protein sequence MVNPGSSSQPPPVTAGSLSWKRCAGCGGKIADRFLLYAMDSYWHSRCLKCSCCQAQLGDIGTSCYTKSGMILCRNDYIRLFGNSGACSACGQSIPASELVMRAQGNVYHLKCFTCSTCRNRLVPGDRFHYINGSLFCEHDRPTALINGHLNSLQSNPLLPDQKVC encoded by the exons ATGGTGAATCCGGGCAGCAGCTCGCAGCCGCCCCCGGTGACGGCCGGCTCCCTCTCCTGGAAGCGGTGTGCAGGCTGCGGGGGCAAGATTGCGGACCGCTTTCTGCTCTATGCCATGGACAGCTACTGGCACAGCCGGTGCCTCAAGTGTTCCTGCTGCCAGGCGCAGCTGGGCGACATCGGCACGTCCTGTTACACCAAAAGCGGCATGATCCTTTGCAGAAATGACTACATTAG GTTATTTGGGAATAGCGGTGCTTGCAGCGCTTGCGGACAGTCAATTCCTGCGAGCGAACTCGTCATGAGGGCGCAAGGCAATGTGTATCATCTTAAG tGTTTTACATGCTCTACCTGCCGGAATCGCCTGGTCCCGGGAGATCGGTTTCACTACATCAATGGCAGTTTATTTTGTGAACATGATAGACCTACAGCTCTCATCAATGGCCATTTGAATTCACTTCAGAGCAATCCACTACTGCCAGACCAGAAG